One part of the Syngnathus acus chromosome 17, fSynAcu1.2, whole genome shotgun sequence genome encodes these proteins:
- the LOC119137565 gene encoding phospholipid phosphatase 6-like: MSSAVSRRNSCRGSQCGTRSSSSSLECRRRASNCSYLATSEELSVSLSQPIVTITLRFFLAIDLWLSKRFGVCACEDSSWGGIRPLVRLVEFSGHVIPWLIGTLYALLCGQTVPEQEIMLNLALALLLDLLLVRLVKTAIRRRRPSQNRTDLFSTFFIERYSFPSGHATRAAMCARFLLAQLVDTNSMRVLVLGWAGLVSMSRLLLARHYVTDVGFGLLMGYCQYDLVERLWVTWDCLQDLLLMRLQERLNKVYG, translated from the exons ATGTCCTCAGCCGTGTCCAGACGGAATAGCTGCCGTGGAAGTCAATGTGGAACtcgatcatcatcatcatcattggaATGTAGACGTCGGGCCTCCAATTGTTCCTACTTAGCAACAAGTGAGGAGCTTTCCGTCAGCTTGAGCCAACCGATAGTCACCATTACGCTGCGCTTCTTTTTGGCCATCGACCTGTGGTTGTCCaaacgattcggtgtgtgcgCCTGTGAGGATTCATCCTGGGGTGGCATACGACCCCTAGTGAGGTTGGTGGAGTTCTCCGGGCATGTTATCCCCTGGCTCATCGGCACTCTCTACGCTCTCCTCTGTGGGCAAACTGTGCCCGAGCAGGAAATCATGCTCAATTTGGCCCtgg CACTCCTTTTAGATCTGCTTTTGGTCAGACTCGTCAAGACTGCGATCAGACGTCGAAGGCCATCCCAGAACCGCACAGACCTCTTCTCCACTTTCTTCATCGAGCGCTACTCCTTCCCCTCAGGCCACGCCACACGAGCGGCAATGTGCGCCCGCTTCCTGTTAGCCCAACTGGTCGACACTAACTCCATGCGAGTGTTAGTCTTGGGATGGGCCGGCCTGGTGAGCATGTCCCGACTGCTCCTGGCCCGCCACTATGTGACAGATGTGGGCTTTGGTTTGCTCATGGGTTACTGCCAGTATGACCTTGTGGAAAGGTTATGGGTGACTTGGGACTGCCTGCAGGATCTGCTGTTGATGAGGCTGCAGGAAAGACTTAACAAGGTTTATGGGTGA
- the LOC119137563 gene encoding myocilin-like: MWLQVALVSFLISASQVQAEDHASLRHSNDAAGRCQYTFTVSSPQETSCTGDNGRPEMEGVLSRLTLLEALVSRLIAGAGTRSDAEVGLPETFSQITGERNQLRMDKDQLSRQIQELHKRVTELSHETESLRQKPCLQTNTSADTRRKLNHRLASDLENDFRNDAYQEMKAEVSEVPASHLLPDRNGSSCGELLSVEDPVLHRKADGFTGKYGVWLQDPEPQGTQYSNKTVWRIDTVGKDVRQLFVYEDMKQFTHGPPMKILLLPEAVESTGATIYRGSLYYQRKLSRTLIRYDLASESLVSRRDLPHAGFHGQYPYLWGGYTDIDLAVDEQGLWAIYSTSKAKGAIVLSQLDPENLEVKRSWETKIRKNTVANAFLVCARLYTVASYTAVNTTINHVFDTATKTGRDLSVPFKNKYRYNSMVDYNHAQRKLFAWDNFHMVSYDIRVGGASK; encoded by the exons ATGTGGCTCCAAGTGGCTCTTGTGTCGTTCCTCATTTCGGCCAGCCAAGTTCAGGCTGAAGACCATGCGTCCCTGCGCCACTCCAACGATGCTGCTGGACGCTGTCAGTACACCTTTACTGTGTCCAGCCCCCAGGAGACCAGCTGCACCGGGGACAACGGGAGACCTGAGATGGAGGGAGTCCTGTCCCGGCTCACCCTGCTTGAGGCTCTGGTTAGCCGGCTGATAGCTGGAGCAGGTACCAGGAGTGATGCTGAGGTGGGCCTTCCAGAGACTTTCTCCCAGATAACAGGTGAAAGAAACCAACTGAGAATGGACAAAGATCAACTGAGCAGGCAGATCCAGGAGCTCCACAAGAGGGTGACGGAACTCAGCCACGAGACTGAGAGCCTCAGGCAGAAGCCCTGCCTGCAGACAAACACCTCAGCAGACACTCGCAGAAAACTCAACCACAGACTTGCCAGTG atcttgaaaatgatttcagaAATGATGCCTATCAAGAGATGAAGGCAGAAGTGTCAGAAGTCCCAGCATCCCACCTGCTTCCTGATCGAAATGGTTCCA gttGCGGCGAGTTGCTCTCTGTGGAAGATCCTGTGTTACACAGGAAAGCTGACGGTTTTACAGGGAAGTACGGAGTTTGGCTGCAGGATCCCGAGCCTCAAGGAACTCAGTATAGCAACAAGACAGTGTGGCGTATCGATACAGTGGGCAAAGATGTGCGTCAGTTGTTTGTATACGAAGACATGAAGCAGTTCACCCACGGCCCCCCCATGAAAATCCTACTCCTGCCCGAAGCGGTCGAGAGTACGGGAGCGACGATATACCGAGGCTCCCTCTACTACCAGCGTAAACTCAGCCGCACCCTGATCCGCTACGACCTGGCCTCAGAGAGCCTGGTATCGCGTCGGGATCTCCCTCACGCCGGCTTCCACGGCCAGTACCCTTACTTGTGGGGGGGCTACACTGACATCGACCTGGCGGTAGATGAGCAAGGTCTGTGGGCCATCTACAGCACCAGCAAGGCAAAAGGCGCCATTGTGCTTTCTCAGCTGGACCCCGAGAACCTGGAAGTCAAGAGAAGCTGGGAGACTAAAATCAGGAAGAACACTGTGGCCAACGCGTTCCTGGTGTGTGCTCGTCTGTACACGGTGGCTAGTTATACAGCGGTTAACACCACCATCAACCATGTGTTCGACACGGCCACCAAGACGGGCCGCGACCTCTCTGTGcccttcaaaaataaatatcgtTACAATAGCATGGTGGACTACAACCACGCCCAGCGAAAGCTGTTTGCCTGGGACAACTTCCACATGGTCAGCTATGACATTCGAGTGGGTGGGGCTAGTAAGTGA
- the dnm3b gene encoding dynamin-2 isoform X3, which produces MGNRGMEELIPLVNKLQDAFSSIGQACNLDLPQIAVVGGQSAGKSSVLENFVGRDFLPRGSGIVTRRPLVLQLISASAEWAEFLHCKGKKFTDFDEVRQEIEAETDRVTGANKGISPVPINLRVYSPNVLNLTLIDLPGITKVPVGDQPVDIEQQIREMIMQFITRESCLVLAVTPANTDLANSDALKLAKDVDPQGLRTIGVITKLDLMDEGTDARDVLENKLLPLRRGYIGVVNRSQKDIDGKKDIKAALEAERKFFFSHPSYRHMADKMGTPRLQKVLNEQLTNHIRDTLPAFRSKLQSQLLALDKEAEEYRGYRPDDPSRKTKQLLQMVQQFSVDFEKRIEGSGDQVDTVELSGGAKINRIFHERFPFELVKMECDEKEMRREISYAIKNIHGIRTGLFTPDMAFEAIVKKQIIKLKEPCVKCVDMVIQELINTVRQCSNKLECFPMLREETERIVTSHIRDRESRAKEQVLLMIDIQLSYINTNHEDFIGFANAQQRSSQTNKSQSSATNQVPLCISSPSFSENVSCPLLGVCWSFVKAG; this is translated from the exons ATGGGAAACCGTGGCATGGAGGAGTTGATCCCGCTGGTCAACAAGCTGCAAGATGCATTCAGCTCCATTGGCCAGGCATGCAACCTGGACCTGCCGCAAATCGCAGTGGTGGGCGGCCAGAGTGCAGGAAAAAGCTCCGTGCTGGAGAACTTTGTGGGCAG GGACTTTCTGCCCCGTGGATCTGGTATCGTCACTCGCAGGCCCCTGGTTCTGCAGCTTATCAGCGCTTCTGCAG AATGGGCTGAATTTCTCCACTGCAAAGGAAAGAAGTTCACAGATTTCGATGAGGTTCGCCAGGAGATTGAAGCCGAGACGGACCGCGTTACCGGTGCCAACAAAGGCATATCTCCTGTTCCCATCAACTTACGCGTGTATTCCCCAAATG TGCTCAACTTGACTCTCATCGACTTGCCGGGGATCACCAAGGTGCCGGTTGGAGACCAGCCTGTTGACATCGAGCAGCAAATCCGGGAGATGATCATGCAGTTCATCACCAGGGAGAGCTGCCTTGTTTTGGCCGTCACTCCGGCCAATACTGATCTCGCTAACTCGGATGCCCTTAAACTGGCAAAGGATGTTGATCCTCAAG GTCTGAGGACTATAGGGGTGATCACTAAACTGGACTTGATGGACGAGGGCACAGATGCCCGTGATGTGCTGGAGAACAAGTTGCTGCCACTGAGAAGAG gctACATTGGTGTGGTGAACCGCAGTCAGAAGGACATCGATGGGAagaaagatatcaaagcagcTCTGGAGGCAGAGAgaaagttctttttttctcatccgTCGTACAGACACATGGCGGACAAAATGGGCACCCCGCGTCTGCAGAAAGTGCTCAATGAG CAACTGACCAACCACATCCGAGACACCCTGCCAGCCTTTCGCAGTAAACTGCAGTCCCAGCTGTTGGCCCTGGACAAGGAGGCCGAGGAATACCGGGGATACCGACCAGATGACCCATCCCGCAAAACCAAGCAGCTGTTGCA gaTGGTGCAGCAGTTCTCTGTGGACTTTGAGAAGAGGATCGAGGGGTCAGGAGACCAGGTGGACACGGTGGAGCTGTCAGGTGGAGCCAAAATAAACCGCATCTTCCATGAGCGTTTCCCTTTTGAACTGGTCAAG ATGGAGTGTGATGAGAAGGAGATGCGTCGTGAGATCAGTTATGCCATCAAGAACATCCACGGAATCAG GACGGGGCTGTTCACTCCAGACATGGCGTTTGAAGCTATTGTGAAGAAACAGATCATCAAGTTAAAGGAGCCTTGTGTCAAGTGTGTGGATATGGTCATCCAGGAACTCATCAACACTGTACGCCAGTGTTCCAACAAG TTGGAATGTTTCCCAATGCTTCGTGAGGAAACAGAGAGAATTGTGACTTCTCATATCCGAGACAGAGAAAGTCGAGCGAAGGAACAG GTTCTGCTGATGATAGACATTCAGCTCTCTTACATCAACACTAACCATGAGGACTTCATTGGCTTTGCAAA TGCGCAGCAGAGAAGCAGTCAGACTAACAAGAGTCAAAGTTCAGCAACAAATCAG GTGCCACTTTGCATTTCATCCCCATCCTTTAGTGAGAATGTCAGCTGCCCTCTTTTGGGTGTCTGTTG
- the dnm3b gene encoding dynamin-2 isoform X2: protein MGNRGMEELIPLVNKLQDAFSSIGQACNLDLPQIAVVGGQSAGKSSVLENFVGRDFLPRGSGIVTRRPLVLQLISASAEWAEFLHCKGKKFTDFDEVRQEIEAETDRVTGANKGISPVPINLRVYSPNVLNLTLIDLPGITKVPVGDQPVDIEQQIREMIMQFITRESCLVLAVTPANTDLANSDALKLAKDVDPQGLRTIGVITKLDLMDEGTDARDVLENKLLPLRRGYIGVVNRSQKDIDGKKDIKAALEAERKFFFSHPSYRHMADKMGTPRLQKVLNEQLTNHIRDTLPAFRSKLQSQLLALDKEAEEYRGYRPDDPSRKTKQLLQMVQQFSVDFEKRIEGSGDQVDTVELSGGAKINRIFHERFPFELVKMECDEKEMRREISYAIKNIHGIRTGLFTPDMAFEAIVKKQIIKLKEPCVKCVDMVIQELINTVRQCSNKLECFPMLREETERIVTSHIRDRESRAKEQVLLMIDIQLSYINTNHEDFIGFANAQQRSSQTNKSQSSATNQVPLCISSPSFSENVSCPLLGVCWPPLLLHQA from the exons ATGGGAAACCGTGGCATGGAGGAGTTGATCCCGCTGGTCAACAAGCTGCAAGATGCATTCAGCTCCATTGGCCAGGCATGCAACCTGGACCTGCCGCAAATCGCAGTGGTGGGCGGCCAGAGTGCAGGAAAAAGCTCCGTGCTGGAGAACTTTGTGGGCAG GGACTTTCTGCCCCGTGGATCTGGTATCGTCACTCGCAGGCCCCTGGTTCTGCAGCTTATCAGCGCTTCTGCAG AATGGGCTGAATTTCTCCACTGCAAAGGAAAGAAGTTCACAGATTTCGATGAGGTTCGCCAGGAGATTGAAGCCGAGACGGACCGCGTTACCGGTGCCAACAAAGGCATATCTCCTGTTCCCATCAACTTACGCGTGTATTCCCCAAATG TGCTCAACTTGACTCTCATCGACTTGCCGGGGATCACCAAGGTGCCGGTTGGAGACCAGCCTGTTGACATCGAGCAGCAAATCCGGGAGATGATCATGCAGTTCATCACCAGGGAGAGCTGCCTTGTTTTGGCCGTCACTCCGGCCAATACTGATCTCGCTAACTCGGATGCCCTTAAACTGGCAAAGGATGTTGATCCTCAAG GTCTGAGGACTATAGGGGTGATCACTAAACTGGACTTGATGGACGAGGGCACAGATGCCCGTGATGTGCTGGAGAACAAGTTGCTGCCACTGAGAAGAG gctACATTGGTGTGGTGAACCGCAGTCAGAAGGACATCGATGGGAagaaagatatcaaagcagcTCTGGAGGCAGAGAgaaagttctttttttctcatccgTCGTACAGACACATGGCGGACAAAATGGGCACCCCGCGTCTGCAGAAAGTGCTCAATGAG CAACTGACCAACCACATCCGAGACACCCTGCCAGCCTTTCGCAGTAAACTGCAGTCCCAGCTGTTGGCCCTGGACAAGGAGGCCGAGGAATACCGGGGATACCGACCAGATGACCCATCCCGCAAAACCAAGCAGCTGTTGCA gaTGGTGCAGCAGTTCTCTGTGGACTTTGAGAAGAGGATCGAGGGGTCAGGAGACCAGGTGGACACGGTGGAGCTGTCAGGTGGAGCCAAAATAAACCGCATCTTCCATGAGCGTTTCCCTTTTGAACTGGTCAAG ATGGAGTGTGATGAGAAGGAGATGCGTCGTGAGATCAGTTATGCCATCAAGAACATCCACGGAATCAG GACGGGGCTGTTCACTCCAGACATGGCGTTTGAAGCTATTGTGAAGAAACAGATCATCAAGTTAAAGGAGCCTTGTGTCAAGTGTGTGGATATGGTCATCCAGGAACTCATCAACACTGTACGCCAGTGTTCCAACAAG TTGGAATGTTTCCCAATGCTTCGTGAGGAAACAGAGAGAATTGTGACTTCTCATATCCGAGACAGAGAAAGTCGAGCGAAGGAACAG GTTCTGCTGATGATAGACATTCAGCTCTCTTACATCAACACTAACCATGAGGACTTCATTGGCTTTGCAAA TGCGCAGCAGAGAAGCAGTCAGACTAACAAGAGTCAAAGTTCAGCAACAAATCAG GTGCCACTTTGCATTTCATCCCCATCCTTTAGTGAGAATGTCAGCTGCCCTCTTTTGGGTGTCTGTTG GCCTCCTCTCCTCCTGCATCAGGCCTGA
- the dnm3b gene encoding dynamin-2 isoform X4 yields MGNRGMEELIPLVNKLQDAFSSIGQACNLDLPQIAVVGGQSAGKSSVLENFVGRDFLPRGSGIVTRRPLVLQLISASAEWAEFLHCKGKKFTDFDEVRQEIEAETDRVTGANKGISPVPINLRVYSPNVLNLTLIDLPGITKVPVGDQPVDIEQQIREMIMQFITRESCLVLAVTPANTDLANSDALKLAKDVDPQGLRTIGVITKLDLMDEGTDARDVLENKLLPLRRGYIGVVNRSQKDIDGKKDIKAALEAERKFFFSHPSYRHMADKMGTPRLQKVLNEQLTNHIRDTLPAFRSKLQSQLLALDKEAEEYRGYRPDDPSRKTKQLLQMVQQFSVDFEKRIEGSGDQVDTVELSGGAKINRIFHERFPFELVKMECDEKEMRREISYAIKNIHGIRTGLFTPDMAFEAIVKKQIIKLKEPCVKCVDMVIQELINTVRQCSNKLECFPMLREETERIVTSHIRDRESRAKEQVLLMIDIQLSYINTNHEDFIGFANAQQRSSQTNKSQSSATNQVPLCISSPSFSENVSCPLLGVCCNLT; encoded by the exons ATGGGAAACCGTGGCATGGAGGAGTTGATCCCGCTGGTCAACAAGCTGCAAGATGCATTCAGCTCCATTGGCCAGGCATGCAACCTGGACCTGCCGCAAATCGCAGTGGTGGGCGGCCAGAGTGCAGGAAAAAGCTCCGTGCTGGAGAACTTTGTGGGCAG GGACTTTCTGCCCCGTGGATCTGGTATCGTCACTCGCAGGCCCCTGGTTCTGCAGCTTATCAGCGCTTCTGCAG AATGGGCTGAATTTCTCCACTGCAAAGGAAAGAAGTTCACAGATTTCGATGAGGTTCGCCAGGAGATTGAAGCCGAGACGGACCGCGTTACCGGTGCCAACAAAGGCATATCTCCTGTTCCCATCAACTTACGCGTGTATTCCCCAAATG TGCTCAACTTGACTCTCATCGACTTGCCGGGGATCACCAAGGTGCCGGTTGGAGACCAGCCTGTTGACATCGAGCAGCAAATCCGGGAGATGATCATGCAGTTCATCACCAGGGAGAGCTGCCTTGTTTTGGCCGTCACTCCGGCCAATACTGATCTCGCTAACTCGGATGCCCTTAAACTGGCAAAGGATGTTGATCCTCAAG GTCTGAGGACTATAGGGGTGATCACTAAACTGGACTTGATGGACGAGGGCACAGATGCCCGTGATGTGCTGGAGAACAAGTTGCTGCCACTGAGAAGAG gctACATTGGTGTGGTGAACCGCAGTCAGAAGGACATCGATGGGAagaaagatatcaaagcagcTCTGGAGGCAGAGAgaaagttctttttttctcatccgTCGTACAGACACATGGCGGACAAAATGGGCACCCCGCGTCTGCAGAAAGTGCTCAATGAG CAACTGACCAACCACATCCGAGACACCCTGCCAGCCTTTCGCAGTAAACTGCAGTCCCAGCTGTTGGCCCTGGACAAGGAGGCCGAGGAATACCGGGGATACCGACCAGATGACCCATCCCGCAAAACCAAGCAGCTGTTGCA gaTGGTGCAGCAGTTCTCTGTGGACTTTGAGAAGAGGATCGAGGGGTCAGGAGACCAGGTGGACACGGTGGAGCTGTCAGGTGGAGCCAAAATAAACCGCATCTTCCATGAGCGTTTCCCTTTTGAACTGGTCAAG ATGGAGTGTGATGAGAAGGAGATGCGTCGTGAGATCAGTTATGCCATCAAGAACATCCACGGAATCAG GACGGGGCTGTTCACTCCAGACATGGCGTTTGAAGCTATTGTGAAGAAACAGATCATCAAGTTAAAGGAGCCTTGTGTCAAGTGTGTGGATATGGTCATCCAGGAACTCATCAACACTGTACGCCAGTGTTCCAACAAG TTGGAATGTTTCCCAATGCTTCGTGAGGAAACAGAGAGAATTGTGACTTCTCATATCCGAGACAGAGAAAGTCGAGCGAAGGAACAG GTTCTGCTGATGATAGACATTCAGCTCTCTTACATCAACACTAACCATGAGGACTTCATTGGCTTTGCAAA TGCGCAGCAGAGAAGCAGTCAGACTAACAAGAGTCAAAGTTCAGCAACAAATCAG GTGCCACTTTGCATTTCATCCCCATCCTTTAGTGAGAATGTCAGCTGCCCTCTTTTGGGTGTCTGTTG CAACTTGACCTAA